The region GGCCTAATGGATAAGGCATCAGCCTCCGGAGCTGGGGATTGTGGGTTCGAGTCCCATCTGGGTCGCATTTAGCTTCCTTTTCAGGGCTCGTGGTTAAGAAGATGGAGTATTTGATAATCTAATTGCTGTAATTGGTCCCTACCTACATAAATCGTCAATCTTGAAGCCGAGTGATTATGATGAGACCGGAGTTTAAGCCGAGCAGTGTGGTTTTAGTAATTATGATCAGGACCTCAACTATCAATACCAAAAACGGTCAACTAAGTCAGTAGAAGCAACTTTctagttgcatttttttttgttgccctTTTCTCTTTGTAATGGTTTTTCCTTTGATAATTGAACTTTCCTATTGTAACAGTGGTTGCTCTTAGCCTTAAATTTTGACAAAAATTAATCTCCTCTTCCATGCTTTCCTCTCTTCAGATGAAATGTGCTAATTTCAAAAGTTATGAACAATAGATCTGCTAGGTAAAAATGCGAATCCTGCcataaatgcatgaaaaacaggACCATATGCGATCACGTTACAAGCATCACAGGCAAGGTGCATAATGTTATGTAGTTCTCCATCTAAAATGCGAAAGAAGATAAAAATGCGAAATATAATGTTGCCATTTATTCTATAATGCAAATGATCtaaacaaataatacaaataagaAATCTCACAATATCTTCTCTCTGTTACACTTTTAAATGTTCACCATGATGTAAGTAGTTATTGACATAATCATTTCaagttcatttctgttttttacaaTTTGGTTATATAAGTTTGAAAGTATCCTCCAGAACCTGTAGTATCTATACTAACGTTGATTTGAAAGTATTGTGCTCCAATTCCTCACCGTGACCACCAGAGGGAAGTGAAGACTAGTGAATTTAAACACTTACAGGTTAACTGTCACATCCACATAAGACCAAGGCAGGATAACCTTAACCATAACCCGAAATAGTGAGTATTTTATATTATCCACTAAagtttcaaatgtaaaaaaaaaaaataaaaattaaaaaaccattaaaaaaaatacaaaaagcatTGAAGTTTCTGAGCATTCTTTGATACAATGGATGTCAGAAGCTAAAACTTGTTCCCTTATATGTAAAATCCTACTTAGTAAACAGGAGATAATATCTACACAGAGCCACATTTCCCCCTTTTACATTGTAAACAACCATTTATGAATGAAAGGAGTGTGATTCCAaagtgtttatttctgtgtttgggACGTCCCAccacctccctctccatctcactGCAGAGTGAGCCGTATAAAACTCCCAGGAATCCCAGCTCTGTAGCAGACCTTAAAGTGTGTCCACACTGAACATCCAGGATGACAGGGAttattctctttctcttgtgtCTGGGGCTTCCTCTTTACAACGCAGAAGAACATGTCAATGGTGAGTGTAAACTTTGTTTTTACCTCTTGGGATATATTTGTTgggacatttttatgttttgagcAGAACTGATTTTCTTACTGATTTCTTGCTACGTGTTAAAGTATTCTGTCACTGTTGTAGTTTATTATTTCCTGTTAAACACTGAGATCTTTGGCTTTGAATTTAACAATTGCATGACATTGATCAATATGTATCACTGTTATTTGTTCATATGAAGATATTAGGTGAGAGTgagcagtttttttgttttgttttgttttgttttgttttgttttgttttgtttccaaatTACCATGAGAAAAGACTAGTTCCCACAAAGTAGTTCATCATGCAATAATTCAGATGGATCAAGGGTGAGTGGGGGGTTATGgctttatttgattttgaaaaCTAATATCTTAGATGTACTCTCTTTTCCAGTCCACATATCATTAAAGTTAAATAGTGATTAACCTCCAATTTAAGTCCTAATAAACATTtgacttcattttttaaactaaagCAAGAAATATCTGAAGTAAGTTTTTGAGGAAGGTCCAGAGTTATTAAGTACATTAAATTAACCCACTGTTGTAGCCTACTGCTTTGATATAGCATTAATGTACTAATATACCAAATTGTGTAACCTGAGTACaacttttgtgtgtttaaaccTCAGAGCTGTACACCCTGATAGAAAAGGGCCAAGGCAGCTTTGTAGATCCAGCTCCAAGCAACCAGAGCAGGATGGTGGTTAAAGAGCCCTCACTGCCCATCAACGAGCTTCTGGAAAAAAGCAGCAAGACCGGCGAGTCCAAGTTCGCCCTCCATCCTCTGCCTCCAGCTGTGTGGCCAAAGCACAGTGACCTGGCACCCGTCCTTCGCCACCACGCTCCCCACAACAAGAGCAAGAAGGGCCCCAAGAGTGACCGTCTGCTGGAGCACAACAGCGAGAAAACCAGATCTGAAGTTGTCGGTCTGCTTCCCAAAACCCCGCTGACAGGAGCCACAGCTGCTGCGACCAACCGCACCGTGCAGAAACCCAACCAAGACGCTCAGTCCAACATCAGTCCTCCTCAGCAGAGCGAACCAGAGGGACACCCCAACTCCAGACCCAGGGGTCCATCTCACACTCAGCCTCAAGCTCAGCCACACCAGCCAGCGCCTTCTCCGCGGAGAGATCACCCCAACCGACGGCTGGACCCAGAGGAGAACCGGCCAGGGAAGTCCAGTCTCTATCAGTCAGGTATCGGTGCAGCGACCCGGAACAACAGCCGCCCGCCTGTTGTCTTCAACCGGCGCTCCTCCAGCCTGCTTTACCAGTTCGACATCCTGAGGCGAGGTATAGGAGGATTTGTTGTATCCTGACCTTGAAATCTGACCCCCTGTGTTAATATTGACTTATCCACATGTTCAGGACCTTTATGCTTGAGCAGTATCATCTTTTACACTCCCCTCTGGGATTACATATTTCAAAAAGATTGAAATTATGTAAGAGTTTAGCCAGCTGGGAAAAAATCTTTGATGCTCAATATCAGAGTATTTATTATCAGTAATAATCTGTGCATCCTGACCTTTGATATTCAGCATTACACAATCACAATGACAAATGACTTAGAGCAAATacaacatttttatattaattatagaataaaaaaaaaattgcatttggATTTAGCTTTGGCTCATGCAATATATTTCCTGCAAAGATAATAGATTACGCCTTATTGTAATGAGAAGCAGGAAAACTGGATTTCAGACTACAGACTTTCCAAAATAcctttcaacaaaaaaaaagaagaggactTTTGTTGCATGTTATCCCTCACATCTATCTTcccacatttcctgtctcctccctactaaaagctgaaaaaaatatatattaaaaaccagccccaaaaacatttaaaataaaaccacatttcTTACTTTTTTGGGAAATGGGTCTGTCATACAGTGATATCACACATATCAGCAAAGATATAGAGTTCACAGAGTTCACACCCTAAGTTAAAGAGCTATAATGACAGTGATGGTTTTTCCTCATGCAGCGTCCCCTGCCACTAATTATAACCACTTCCCTCAAATCTGGCTGTCAGTGAGTTGCTTTGTGTGCAGTCTTTTGGGAGCGAGAGGCTGTAATGATACTGATGCAAAGCAAGTGAGACTGTTCTGATATTGTGCTTAAGATGGAAAATGTAAGACAGATCGTGATCCCATCACACATACCACCTCTTCCAGTCCCCCTGCTGAGGAATGTGACGCCTGGGTTTTGTAATGACAACTTCGTCCTTTCTAATGACGCTGGAATGAGAGCTTGGCTCCACAGGAGCTCCACAGGAGCACGGCAGAcagttgctctctctctctctctttttctttgattctcatccctccatcctgtcctctgcttgtcttttcctcctctgcagagTCTGACTTCACACATGATGCCTACTGCATGAGCGAGtgcaggaaggagaaggaggagagagagtatTACTGCTACAGTGAGTTTGGTACGTACCCAAGGAGAGACTCTTGTTAGATATGAAAGTGGCATCAATCatctaaaaattaaaaataaatttccagcattttgacatattttgatgtCTCCCATGTCCCTTAAACAGCTGTCAATGGGATAGTTCATGACATTGAGGTGTTGCGTAAAGGAATCCGGCTCATTACTCTGATGGTGAGCAGCGACGGTTTCTACAAGATGAATCGTCTGTACGTGACCCCAGACAGCTTCTTCTTCAAAGTTCGCCTTCTGGTCCTGGATACGTACAGGTGCAGCAAACCCTGCCCTGATATCAAACTTGGTGAGTGTAGCAGCGAAAAGCCTTTTTTAGCAACTGTCTAAATCAAACTGAAGTGGAGACAACCTGTGCTgttaattaatcaaaaaaaggaaaattttaataataattaatttattctagttttcagctgtttatttctCTGGACCTGTTCATTGATGTTCCTCAAAATGAAAGTTATATATTGTAGAATACATGAAGAGTTTGATTATTCATATTAGAGATAAGCACGTTAACCATAAACACCCATCCATTTAGATGTCTGTAATGCATTCCCACTGAAGCCTCCCTTTGTGGGATGTgggttttctgttttcctgatATCAGCAGAAGCAGTAACAACTACTAGTTAAGTGTAAACATGAAAATTGCTTCATTAGATTTTTTCCCGCTGGTACTTTAACGTTCCTTCTGCTTGTTCCAAAGGAACGAGATACATCGTAATGGGTCAGATCTACCACCGGAGGCGCCACCTTCCCAGTGACCTCCTAAACTTGCTGGGGGGTAAACTGAAGCCTGGAGACGGCCTCCTGCGAAGCAACAACTATGTCAAGAGGTTCAACAAAAGGAGACACCAGAAGGCCCTGGAAGCCGCCCGCACCAGGTGCAGGTGAACCAAACATAAGACAATCGCCCCCTTCTGCAGGGGAAGAGACATTGCAGCTTACATGAACTGATCATAACTAACCCCTCAGTGTTGCGCAAGGGAGAGGACGTTTTGCAGAAGGCAAGGATTTACTTTTGTATGGACTGCTACCATGTACCATAATGTGACAAAATTAGTTTATACAGTGGGTATATTTTCTCGTTTTGTATCATGTGGGCATTTTTTGGTtttagtcatgtttttttttttaacaatccaATATTTGCCCTGAGAAAGAAACAATATCACATCAGATCCAGCTTTTTTATTCCCTCTATAATCCAAGCACAgaaatgaacacacatgcaAGATCGCTGTAATCCAACTTAGAAGAGAAACTTACGTTCCATGTAAACatattgaattttaaaaaataatcacagtTGCTCACTTTCATTATTTTAGTAAACGCAGGAACCTTGGATCTTCTCATACAAATTCAGCATTTAAATCTTGCTGATTCCTTCAGTTAGTCAGTGATACTTCTTAATTGATATGAATGCAAAATGTTGTATTGCACTGAATAGTATTGTTCTGTAACACCAAATCCCGTGCATGTTGTCCCTGTGGTTGTTATTGGTAAGCAGGAAATGCACTATTATTGTTACAAGGTCCAAAGGGACGGAATGAAGGGTCTGAAAAAGCAGCAACAAATTCCAGTAGAGGAGAATGGAGAGAAAGgacaagggagagagagagagagcacaggacCTTTACTTGTCATGAGAGCGGCTTACTTTTCTAACTTTAATAATGTGTCCACGATGAAATGTCTGCCTGAGCAGACTGGAACATCAAACAAGGCCACGCTGAATGAGGAAGGGGTGTGTTGTTGTAGGGACAAAGCCGTAAGTCTAATCGCAGGAATCTGATCCTCTCCGCACCTGGACACATGACTCGGAAAAGTGCCTCCATCACAGCTAATCCTTGGGATGGCTCTTGTTTTCTtgcttacacacaaacatgttctcCTTTGGGAGGTGGAGTATTTAAAGTATTTAGGCAGGATCAGAGAAAGAGGCGGGCAGGGGCGAGATGGAGGAGGAATAAAGACAGTTATGTAAAATGACACAGGGAGGGGATTCAGGCAGGAGAAGGGGGTGTTGGGTCTGTCTTTCTGAAGAAGCAGCTTCTTATTTAATCAGAAATCCCTGGCTTGATTGTAGTACGACCCTGAGCTCATGCTTCTTATGAAAGGGAAAAGATTTGCACTGAATGCTTACTTTGCTTTACAATACACAAACCCAAtaaaagtgtgtatttgttttgtacTCTACGACCCCCTTgaggaatttatttttctttaaaccaACCTCCACTCACGCTATCACATGCATCTGCACACTGACTGAAACATTGATCTTCATTATCATTCCCAGTGATTTCATGAAGAGGAGCCCCTAAAGTAAGACACTCTAATTAGAATTTAACAACCATGGTCTCCATCTGGCCTCCGGGAAGAGAGACCGACTTGAGAACTTGGACGTCGAGGCAGGCAGGGCTGAGCCTCATTTCTCCCCCTCTGTCCGTCTGTCAGCTCGAGCCGGTCAGTTCCCAGGCTCGATGAAGCCTCTATCTGGGATCAGCGCTGGAGGGAATAGATGCAGGCAGGCAGGAAACAGGAGCCTGCTCCACATCTTGGCTACTATCGCAGCGGGAGGACATTCCTCATTGCAGAGGATGtaaagagggggagggggggtgcgtgagaggagggggagatggGGATATCTCTAAGTTGTTTCCTGTGTGATAGCCCCCAAGCCCACAAGAggggagtgagagaaagagacaagggTGGTGGACTGAAACCACTTTGGGCTTGTGGACATCTGTGGAGCTTTCAGAGCCTTTGTGGGCCTCTGGATTCACTTAGCGGTTTGAGTGGGGAGTTAAGAGGGGGAGGTTGGGGAGAAGggtgtgagaggagagagagaggtcaacCTTAAAGGTGGCTCTTGTGTGTCATGTTGGTAATTTGATCACAGGGAGAGTTTGCGTGAGCTTGTATGTGTGTCGTGACCTTGTCCTTCAGCGCATCGTGAGTAGCCACCTCAAAGCACTTTTCCCAGAAAGCTCAGGATAATTGACAAGAGGTAAGCTAAGGTTTGAACTTGCTTTGCAGGGCCAGCTTAACACACTGAGGAGTCCCGGGTTAAAAAATTAGCTGTTTATTGCCCCCATCCGATTCTTTCAGTCCGCATTTGCATTGTGAATTAGTTTGCAATTCACTTGaacttgaataaatgtaaatttatttaataaaatgcaCCATGTAAACGCACTACTCTTTACAAGATGGAGCCTAACGGATAggtatttgattaaaaaaattaaaaaataagaattaaaaaaatcaaagtcaaataTCCACCCAATATTAGATTGTTTTCTACATATTTACCTTTAAGATATGTAAAGTAATATGAATTGGTAATGTCAAAATAATGCGCTAGCAAGACTCCATTTAGTCTGTATTGTAGTGTGCCCCAAGGATCTATCCTGGATCCTCTTCTGTTTGCCTTTTATGTGCTTCTCCTTGGGCAGATTacaaattattttctcaaatattttcatggaattttgagtcttttttctcagtttttgttaCAGACGGTGGCGGAGTTAACATGAAATGTTAACAAAGGTCCCTGACTTGAACTGGGGATGTTCCAGTTCATGGTCAACATCTTAACCCCTGAGCCACAGAGGCAACCCTTACAACATATACAGCTGactaaagtgaaaaacaaaacaaaacaaaaaaaaccgaATAATTTCTGAAATCTAGATGTCACAAgattcatgcttttatttttttgcctaACTGCCTCTCATCTACTCTGAGCAAAACATCCCTGAACTGTTTAATAAGTCGTCCACAAAGCTGCTGCTACACGTTTAATCAGGTCATCTAAAAAGTCTTGCAACACCAGTCTTGATTTCTGTATCATGGCCTCCCATTATATTCAGAATCTTTTATGGCTCTATAGGGTCAGGCACCTGACTTGCCcttgcatatatatattttttcttatttctattTATGCTGTATTTATTATCCTTAAGTCTGTACTTTATGCTTTTCACTATACATATATTTTGTATCATCTCTTGAAAGGTGCAgtgtaaataaatgtacttaGAATGTGAGAATACAAGAATTGCATATAAACACTGAGCACAGCAACACACTTGGACAGCCTTGTACGATGAGGTAAGATGAACCGCActccaatgtgtttgtgtttatgagcAGAGACGAGCAGAGAcaaccaaagaaaacacaactcgTTTGAAAACTGGTGTCAAAAACATTACTTTATTATCTAGGATGAAATGTCCTATCAAGTACAAAAGAGAATCTCTTCAGAGTTGCCACAATCTGTTAAAAACATAGAGTACTTTTTACCTGCAGTTTCGTTGCTTCAACATTACTCAAAAAACTGAGAACTTTTCATtgatatgaataaataatacaagAAATGCAATGTCAATATAGACGTTATGCTGAACTGGTTGGTTTCTTACAAAataaacgaaaaaaaaaaactctttacaAGAGTTACTGTGTCACTCTACCCCTTTTGAAACCTTTATGCTCACAATATGCAGCACTTTTAATATAAAGGGCAATTTCACCTAAATGTAGAGTTCACTtcaattaaagagaaaaaaatagttaaaatatACAGGCGGGCTTAGTTGCTGGttcaaagagtgaaaaataaaagtttctaCTTCTCTAAAAATCTTTCATCTCTACATATTTGGACAGCAATAATATACAATAGAGATTATAAACAGTGGATGAAACACATCGTCATCAGATTACAAAGTGACGGACATTTGtgtgaaagacacaaacacagaaaagaagacagaagcTACATTATCTCTCAACTcttatacacaaaaaaaaaaaaaattttttgattcaaactgaaaatttgattcatctgaaatcatttttaacATCAACTTAGAGACAACTGTAACTGTGTCCTATGACGGCTCCCCTCCTACAAAAATGATAATCGCACATTACAAAAATGTTCCCAAATATGCTAAAAATATGCAGCTATAAAATTTTCATACAAACCCCACGGTACAAAGACTCCCCAGTCCCCACTCAAAGTTTACTCCCAGACATGCTGCCACAAACCGCAACATAACTGAGTTGATGCTGAGTGGAAAAGTCCATTATCCAATTACTTAACCATGCTTTGAGGGTGAGTTGAGAGACGTATGTGAGCCAACCTGTCAACTTCAATGAAATATGCTGGAAGAAGTGGCTGATAGATAAGGGGGGAGAGAGACTTAGAGACTCAGccactgacagaaacagacactgcGCATTGAggagccagtgtgtgtgtgtgtgtgtgtatggagggAGGTACAGTACACGTGGGTTAATTAAGCCAAGTACAAGTTTCCCCTTCCCTGAAGAACTAACGGTATCTTCTCCTTGCTTGCTTGCCCTTGACCTCCTTCAAAAAAGGTCACACGAGCTCAGAGCTAGTTAACATTCTTCACTTGCATTTCAGAAGAGCACAAAATGGGAGAAGGCCAGAAGGAGGGCGGGATGCGGTGGGCGGGATGGCCTGTTTTGGGTGTTTCCCCTCCGGGAATTAAGGTGAAGGCAACACAGCCCTCAGACAAAATGAAGACCCCTTGATTTACTTGAGTGAGTGTGCTGTCTACACCCACATATGGTGGTGTTAAGtcttgacagaaaaaaatcatctcttgaccattttttttaaaactctagCTTCTGTGATAAATGGAGCATGTCGCCATCAGGCTACTGCGATAgggaatgtaaatgaaatgtaCCATTAACAGACATATTCAGATTCTGTGTGCCTGGTTCATGCTTCGAACAGGGCTACACACCTGAGGGTAGAGTAATAACATGGTCCAATCAGCTGGGCCCAGTGGAGTTAGGTGTGAAACACTGAAGGTGACACAGCGTAAAGCTGGACCTGAAAACTGACTGGTGTCAGCGGGGACACTTTTTGTGGTGGAGGACCCGGAGTGACGAATACTCCTACAGCACCAATTAAATGCTGATTTTCAGGCATGCAATTATCACATAGAAGAAGAATGACCTCCAAGGTTACCGTACATGGATGTGAAGCCTGCAGATCCTGTATATTTAGCCACATGTGAAGCATGAACAAGGCATTACTTGACATTTTGACTGTACACACTTGTAGCCGTTTTCATTCGAAGCAGTGACTAAGCTTAAATAAGATGTCTGTGATCATGAAAGTGTgaaaggatgaaaataaaagttgagCATCTGGGTAGGAAGAACAGAGCTGACACTTCACTGTATAGGATACACATAAATAGCCATCAACTACAGAATGAACAACTCTCTGTAAGAGTATGCTGCTGCCGTGGTATCAGACTACACATCCAACCAGCCAACTTATCCATTTTATCTGCCATCTTGCTTCCCCATCTGGATCGTTCTTCTCATAGAGGGGCTGCACATGGTAGGGAACGGCTGGCTGGGATGAAACAGGCTGCCAAACAGAGTCCGCGGCTGCACTGTCCCCTGGTCTGAAGGTGGGACTTCTCTGCCATCGTGTCCCACTGATGCTTTGGACGAAATGGGGCTTTTGAATTCACTtctccccccccacccccttagCACTGTAGTGGAGGTGTTGGAGGTTGGCCTCTTTGACACCAGTGCGAGCCGATTTTCAGCTGGGAGTGTGCTCTCCTCTAGAGAGGGCTCAGGTTCAGGTGCAGCCTGACCGGGACCACGGGGCTTAATCATTCAGAGGAAACCACAAGCCTTGTCTTTCTGACACTTGGTTTTTAGGAGGGAGCTAAGAGGCTGCTGATTGTAGTTTGTTGTTATGAGACCTACAGAGACGggcaaagagaggaggaagaaaccGTTGGAAaacttcttttcctttccttttttattaaAAGCTTTACAATATGACAAAAATATGCACTAAGggaaatacaaacaacaaaaaccaacaaaacaaaaacatgtattgGATGCCAGTGGGTCAGACACTTTGACATAGACCAAGCAGCCATGTTGGTGAAATGTTATCGAAGTGTATAATGTGATGTTGGCCCAACAGTGTATGTACAagggcgtttttttttttttttttttttttttttttttttaaactggagaCTGTCAAGCTTGCCATATTTAAAACAGGAAAGCTAACCTAGATTTTTCTCCAAtctatttttacatttcctACCATTATTtcctttagaaaataaaaatagtcCTTCACAAAAAGATATAATatgaacataaaataacattagAAATGGGTACAGCCAATAAAAAGAAACTAATAAATGTTGCatgctttgtttaaaaaattcTCAGCTAAGAAATGAGGTAAAAATGTTCTGCTGCAGCATGTTATGACCAAGACAATAAACAACAGTTCTGTCAAATTAAAAGATaagttatctgtgtgtgtgtggaactgAAGTCagatttcacaataaaaatcaatagcttgttttttttttccaaaactgaATCTCAAGAAAGAGAATGACAAACTTAGCTAAGCTTCATATTTTGACTTATATCCAACTCAGACATAAACAAAATATCAGTCATCTGTTCCAAGAAGAgtaagaaaatacattttccctTGAATGCTTTGTGTTACCAACATGGCTGCCATGATTAGACagtagaaactttttttttttcctttcctttgcttctaaaataaaaaaggatcaCACCTACAGTGTGGCTTAATATATGCACTTTCTTACAAagtttttaaatgctgttttaaacaagtaaaaacagcaacaccCGGGATAGCAaattatttttgtctgtttgtttgtctgtttgttttaagaGTGACCCCGGCACCCAGGAGTTTGACATCACAATctgcaagagagggagagagagagggagaatggaTGGTGTAAATACATGCGGGTGAAGCACATCACCGTTTCAGGCACATAAAGCTGGATGCAAACCACAGGACTCACTGAACTTATTAAACTGCAGAGCTGAAATGGTCATAgaaactctgtgtgtgctgagatgaaacAAGACCGAGATCCACTATGAATACCTCCACTTAACTCACCACGAAATGTTTAGCTTCATCTccagtaaataaacacaatgatCAATATTGTAAAGCTAGATCAAACCACGATGTGCATAAATCAATCAAACTGCAGCTAAATATAGCCAAAATCTTGTAGTGTGCACCCACTCAAAGCAGTCACATCACACAGAGAGGGTGATGCAGTGAGGTGAGTTCAGAGGAATGAACAAGCACAAGATAGTGGAGTTATTAAGGCTTAATTGTTGTAAAAGGCTGCAAAGAATGGGGCAAAATTCTTGCTTGAAATTAGTTTGTAATAAGCCTCGATCTCACAGCCTGAAACTAAATAGGCCTGAAAATTTGGGGGCTTTTCATTGGGCCGGCTTCATTTGGCCCTGAACGGTCTATAAATGTACTAAAAACATCAAATATCAGCAGACAATGCACCTTCGTTACATGGTGAAAGCTGAAGCAGACATGTTGTTATGGGTGTAAAATCAGCTGACTGAAGCCTGAATGCGTGTGAAATGAGGATCCCACCAAGATGGAACAAGGGCGTGACTGAAAGCTCATACTGTGCGCAGGAgggcgggaaaaaaaaaaaaaaaagctcatgtCGGTAAACGCATGAATCACTTCAACAGCGCAAACAAATGGggctttcaaaatgaaacaaacacaatacatCACTCTTAAAATCGAACATCTGTGGAGATTTATCCGTGTTAGCGTTTTATGCAGACTCTCTCAGGAGACAGAACAAGCCTGCTGGTTGTATGAGCATTTGCTTGtaacacccacccacccccccccccgaccccaGTAGATGACAGAAACGTCTGGAAGAGACACAAGATGGTGACCAAGGAAatcaaagagaggaaggagtCAATGAACTCCACTAGtgtctgacagtgtgttttttttttccatgagaaattaaattttattgcTCCTTTTGGAGAAAGCCTGTGTCTACCAAATCTCCGGgggaggtcaggggtcagagtgagctacacagcagcacagctggagcCGCTAATGATCTGGTCTTTTTCTTAAGCACACTTCATTCAGCAGGGTGGATGCTCTCCAATTCTCAAAGTCACCAGCTGCcgttgtgtgtttctttttctaaccaatgctcatcatcatcatcatcatcatcatcatcatcatcatcatcatcaccttaCCTGCTGGCTTTGAAGCCTTTGAGCTTCTGGACAAAGAAGTTCTCCAGAACCTCGGCACACTGGTAGAAGGGCGAGTCGCTGGGGTTGTAGTAGCGGCAGTTATCGAAGATTTTGGTCATGTCTGCCACAAACTCTGTCAGCTTCAC is a window of Toxotes jaculatrix isolate fToxJac2 chromosome 4, fToxJac2.pri, whole genome shotgun sequence DNA encoding:
- the LOC121180179 gene encoding uncharacterized protein LOC121180179 isoform X1, with the translated sequence MTGIILFLLCLGLPLYNAEEHVNELYTLIEKGQGSFVDPAPSNQSRMVVKEPSLPINELLEKSSKTGESKFALHPLPPAVWPKHSDLAPVLRHHAPHNKSKKGPKSDRLLEHNSEKTRSEVVGLLPKTPLTGATAAATNRTVQKPNQDAQSNISPPQQSEPEGHPNSRPRGPSHTQPQAQPHQPAPSPRRDHPNRRLDPEENRPGKSSLYQSGIGAATRNNSRPPVVFNRRSSSLLYQFDILRRESDFTHDAYCMSECRKEKEEREYYCYSEFAVNGIVHDIEVLRKGIRLITLMVSSDGFYKMNRLYVTPDSFFFKVRLLVLDTYRCSKPCPDIKLGTRYIVMGQIYHRRRHLPSDLLNLLGGKLKPGDGLLRSNNYVKRFNKRRHQKALEAARTRCR
- the LOC121180179 gene encoding uncharacterized protein LOC121180179 isoform X2, with translation MTGIILFLLCLGLPLYNAEEHVNELYTLIEKGQGSFVDPAPSNQSRMVVKEPSLPINELLEKSSKTGESKFALHPLPPAVWPKHSDLAPVLRHHAPHNKSKKGPKSDRLLEHNSEKTRSEVVGLLPKTPLTGATAAATNRTVQKPNQDAQSNISPPQQSEPEGHPNSRPRGPSHTQPQAQPHQPAPSPRRDHPNRRLDPEENRPGKSSLYQSESDFTHDAYCMSECRKEKEEREYYCYSEFAVNGIVHDIEVLRKGIRLITLMVSSDGFYKMNRLYVTPDSFFFKVRLLVLDTYRCSKPCPDIKLGTRYIVMGQIYHRRRHLPSDLLNLLGGKLKPGDGLLRSNNYVKRFNKRRHQKALEAARTRCR